One window of Marinomonas primoryensis genomic DNA carries:
- a CDS encoding NAD(P)H-dependent flavin oxidoreductase, whose product MNLFDTSSNCLKLPLIVAPMFLVSSPELAIASSKSGVVGSLPAANARTIEDLDQWMAQIHQALNSDNLPWLFNMIVHKTYDRFDAEIELVKRYQPAIVSTALGSPTRVMGAVKSYGGKVIADVITPAMAKKAVDAGVDALILVTNGAGGHTGTYNPLAFIAEVRQFWDGPLGIAGCISTGNDLLAMLIAGADFALSGTRFIGAQESLVSDAYRDMLVEAQMGDVIETKAVSGVKANWMRQSLEKADIDPSVDNPAAIDFSGNISTANKAWKDVWSAGHGVGRIRSKETTAEIVDSMVEEFNSAISNANTLLTQLAKAV is encoded by the coding sequence ATGAACTTATTTGACACCTCATCTAACTGTTTAAAGCTGCCATTAATTGTGGCACCTATGTTTTTGGTATCTTCACCAGAATTGGCCATTGCCTCCTCTAAAAGTGGCGTAGTCGGCAGTTTACCCGCGGCCAATGCTAGAACCATTGAAGATCTTGACCAATGGATGGCTCAGATTCATCAAGCGCTCAATAGCGACAATCTACCTTGGCTGTTCAATATGATCGTGCATAAAACCTATGATCGCTTTGATGCCGAAATTGAATTGGTCAAACGCTATCAGCCCGCCATTGTTTCGACCGCTCTTGGGTCTCCTACGCGAGTTATGGGAGCAGTCAAATCATATGGCGGCAAAGTGATTGCTGATGTCATTACCCCAGCCATGGCTAAAAAAGCCGTTGATGCCGGAGTCGATGCGCTCATTTTAGTAACCAATGGTGCAGGTGGGCATACTGGGACTTATAACCCGTTGGCGTTTATTGCCGAAGTTCGTCAGTTTTGGGATGGTCCGTTGGGTATCGCTGGCTGTATTTCAACGGGAAATGATTTGCTTGCTATGTTAATAGCCGGAGCCGATTTTGCTCTATCCGGTACTCGCTTTATTGGTGCTCAAGAAAGCTTGGTATCCGATGCCTATAGAGACATGTTGGTAGAAGCTCAAATGGGCGATGTCATTGAAACAAAAGCCGTTAGTGGTGTTAAAGCTAACTGGATGCGCCAAAGTTTGGAAAAAGCTGACATTGATCCAAGTGTCGACAACCCAGCAGCTATTGATTTCTCTGGCAACATTTCTACTGCAAACAAAGCTTGGAAAGATGTCTGGTCTGCAGGCCATGGCGTTGGTCGAATCCGCAGTAAAGAAACCACGGCAGAGATAGTCGATAGTATGGTTGAA
- a CDS encoding aromatic ring-hydroxylating oxygenase subunit alpha, whose amino-acid sequence MANKIKTIDITDSLPDIDDFCDIPNARISGEIFHRQDIYDQELEKIFARCWLFVGHESQFKKAGDYITTTMGEDDVIVVRQKDDSHKAFINACPHRGNKVCFSESGNARGFICNYHGWSFNIEGNLIGQHESGIYESSNFDASKWGLREVAQIDSYKGLIFATFDAGAPSLAEYLGPMTWYLDALFDNQEGGTEFVGGCIRSTMDCNWKIAAENFVGDILHAGWTHDSAARAMLGGAVSKVSDFEESYSVNWSGHGYEFALDTVGNVAVLGESALNKYLHTIKPSVAERLGDFRSNMIGSVSSCTIFPNFSFLPGQNTVRIWQPRGPNKIELFTWVVVNKSAPDDVKEKWRKGAMMTFSPTGVFEMDDGENWEYCTKTARGRVTSQQDLFVGLGQNSCLEETDLPANVYFGQLNEANSRAFYQYWGDLLKSPNWAVMPNRNHGRTEAGVNADKTGTKGA is encoded by the coding sequence ATGGCTAACAAAATAAAAACAATCGACATTACTGACTCATTGCCCGATATCGACGATTTTTGCGATATTCCTAATGCGCGTATATCTGGAGAAATTTTCCATCGTCAGGATATTTACGATCAGGAGCTCGAAAAAATATTTGCGCGATGCTGGTTGTTTGTCGGGCATGAATCGCAATTTAAAAAAGCTGGTGACTATATTACCACCACAATGGGCGAAGACGATGTCATTGTGGTACGCCAAAAAGATGATTCCCATAAGGCGTTTATTAATGCCTGCCCACACCGCGGAAATAAAGTATGTTTTTCTGAATCGGGGAATGCTCGGGGCTTTATCTGTAACTACCACGGTTGGTCTTTCAATATTGAAGGAAATCTAATTGGTCAACATGAATCAGGTATTTACGAGAGTAGCAACTTCGATGCGTCAAAATGGGGATTAAGAGAGGTCGCTCAAATCGATTCTTATAAAGGTTTAATCTTCGCGACCTTCGATGCTGGCGCACCGTCTTTAGCCGAATATTTAGGGCCAATGACTTGGTACTTAGACGCTTTATTCGACAATCAAGAGGGCGGCACTGAATTTGTTGGTGGTTGCATTCGTTCGACCATGGATTGTAATTGGAAAATTGCAGCCGAGAACTTTGTTGGCGATATATTGCACGCAGGCTGGACTCATGACTCAGCCGCTCGCGCTATGCTGGGTGGCGCTGTATCTAAGGTCAGTGACTTCGAAGAATCTTATTCCGTTAACTGGAGTGGGCATGGCTATGAATTTGCTTTGGACACAGTCGGCAATGTCGCTGTCCTTGGCGAAAGCGCACTGAATAAATATTTGCACACCATAAAACCGTCTGTCGCAGAGCGTTTAGGCGATTTCCGGTCGAACATGATTGGCTCCGTTTCCTCTTGTACTATTTTTCCTAATTTTTCATTTTTGCCTGGCCAAAATACGGTGCGAATTTGGCAACCCAGAGGCCCCAACAAAATAGAGTTATTCACTTGGGTTGTTGTTAATAAGAGCGCACCAGATGACGTCAAAGAAAAATGGCGTAAAGGTGCCATGATGACCTTTTCGCCAACTGGCGTTTTTGAAATGGACGACGGGGAAAATTGGGAGTATTGCACTAAAACCGCACGTGGCCGAGTCACGTCTCAACAAGATCTATTTGTCGGCTTAGGTCAAAACTCCTGTCTGGAAGAAACCGATTTGCCCGCAAATGTCTATTTTGGACAACTAAACGAAGCTAATTCACGTGCTTTTTACCAATATTGGGGAGATCTACTGAAATCACCAAATTGGGCTGTCATGCCTAATCGAAATCATGGCCGGACTGAAGCTGGCGTAAATGCAGATAAAACAGGAACGAAGGGAGCTTAA
- a CDS encoding alpha/beta fold hydrolase: protein MKELDRKFVLASNHKTAYFECGDGEPLLLLHGSGPGVSGWTNWNGVLDELGESYHVFVPDIAGFGFTEFREGTEYDIKFWVNHLVEFMDAVGIKQASLIGNSFGGAVGIGLALFAPDRLKKLILLGTPAGTFMQTAGLAGAWRYEPSESNMRALMELFPYNKALITDELVTSRYEASARAGSQEALRKLLPKPNDEGETLVKGFPVGALQKITAPTLVLHGREDRVVPLECGLRLVEYIPNADLFIFGQCGHWVQTEQRQKFLNTVNAFID from the coding sequence ATGAAAGAATTAGATCGTAAGTTTGTTTTGGCTTCCAATCACAAAACTGCTTATTTTGAATGTGGTGATGGTGAACCTTTATTGTTGTTACACGGCTCTGGTCCGGGTGTGTCGGGTTGGACGAACTGGAATGGTGTATTGGACGAGCTTGGCGAAAGCTACCATGTGTTTGTGCCTGATATTGCTGGTTTTGGTTTTACCGAGTTCAGAGAGGGTACGGAATACGACATCAAGTTTTGGGTTAACCATTTAGTTGAATTTATGGATGCCGTCGGCATCAAGCAAGCTTCGTTGATCGGTAATTCTTTTGGCGGTGCTGTGGGTATCGGTCTGGCTTTATTTGCGCCAGACAGATTGAAAAAATTGATCTTACTAGGCACTCCAGCCGGAACATTTATGCAAACGGCCGGTTTGGCAGGAGCATGGCGTTATGAACCGTCAGAAAGCAATATGCGTGCGCTGATGGAATTGTTCCCCTACAACAAAGCGTTAATTACCGATGAGTTAGTCACATCACGTTACGAGGCCAGTGCGCGCGCCGGTTCGCAAGAAGCCCTTCGCAAATTGCTGCCCAAGCCAAATGATGAGGGAGAGACTTTGGTCAAAGGCTTCCCAGTGGGCGCCTTGCAGAAAATTACAGCTCCGACCTTGGTTTTACATGGTCGTGAAGACCGTGTGGTGCCGCTTGAGTGTGGGCTGCGTCTTGTTGAGTATATTCCCAATGCTGATCTGTTTATTTTTGGCCAATGTGGTCACTGGGTTCAGACTGAGCAACGGCAAAAATTCCTTAACACAGTCAATGCATTTATAGACTGA
- a CDS encoding protocatechuate 3,4-dioxygenase, whose amino-acid sequence MATIVSGFLVPHDPIMFVAPDAPAKDIADKAWGAYETCAVHLADLDVDTVIIIGNDHYMLFGTTCLPQYCIATGDLDGPLDQMPGLKRQLIPNDEALATHIATHGHADGFDWAVARSFTTDHSFSIPFQKIVQRASEIKGKEIKAIPVYLASAVDPFLSMQRSQQLGQAIAKAVKAFKGDERIAVIGSGGISHWVGTKESGTVNEDFDREILAYCLSLDEASIMALSDERILSEGGNGAMELRNFVCAMAAVEADSSELIEYQPVPEWVTGLGFVELKKNPTKS is encoded by the coding sequence ATGGCGACAATAGTAAGTGGATTTTTAGTCCCTCATGACCCAATCATGTTTGTTGCACCAGATGCACCCGCTAAAGACATCGCGGATAAAGCATGGGGGGCTTATGAAACCTGTGCTGTTCATTTGGCCGATTTGGATGTTGATACCGTCATTATTATAGGCAATGACCACTACATGCTATTTGGTACAACATGCTTACCACAATACTGTATCGCGACGGGCGATCTAGATGGCCCTCTTGATCAAATGCCTGGACTTAAGCGACAGCTCATACCAAATGACGAGGCTCTTGCAACCCACATTGCCACCCATGGGCATGCAGATGGATTCGATTGGGCTGTGGCACGTTCCTTCACTACAGATCATTCATTTTCTATTCCATTTCAAAAAATAGTGCAACGCGCATCAGAAATTAAAGGCAAGGAGATCAAAGCGATTCCTGTTTACCTTGCCAGCGCAGTTGATCCGTTTTTGAGCATGCAACGCAGCCAACAACTAGGACAAGCAATTGCCAAAGCAGTAAAGGCATTTAAAGGTGATGAACGTATTGCGGTGATTGGTAGCGGTGGAATTAGCCATTGGGTTGGCACTAAAGAATCCGGCACAGTAAATGAAGACTTCGATCGCGAAATTTTAGCGTACTGCCTGTCACTGGATGAAGCATCCATCATGGCGCTAAGTGACGAAAGAATTCTATCAGAAGGCGGTAATGGGGCCATGGAATTACGCAATTTTGTCTGCGCAATGGCGGCGGTTGAAGCAGATTCTAGCGAATTAATCGAATATCAACCTGTCCCAGAATGGGTAACTGGATTGGGCTTCGTAGAACTGAAAAAGAACCCAACAAAGAGTTGA
- a CDS encoding non-heme iron oxygenase ferredoxin subunit, giving the protein MTRLFLCNVSDVPDNTVRKIDNAEHGDIAVYNLGGQFYATADLCSHATASLAEGDIEDDLIVCPVHWGTFHIPTGEARGFPCEINIHTYPIEQEGDDVFALIVDKVIDPNLIAKG; this is encoded by the coding sequence ATGACACGACTATTTCTTTGTAACGTCTCTGATGTACCGGATAACACGGTTCGTAAAATTGATAATGCCGAGCATGGTGATATCGCTGTGTACAACTTAGGTGGTCAATTTTATGCCACTGCAGATTTGTGCAGTCATGCCACCGCGTCGCTGGCTGAAGGTGATATTGAAGATGATCTAATCGTTTGTCCTGTGCATTGGGGCACATTTCATATTCCGACAGGCGAAGCCCGTGGTTTCCCCTGCGAAATCAACATACACACTTACCCTATTGAGCAGGAAGGGGATGACGTGTTCGCCTTGATTGTTGATAAGGTTATAGATCCGAATTTGATAGCGAAAGGCTAA
- a CDS encoding 3-phenylpropionate/cinnamic acid dioxygenase subunit beta, producing MFYKSEDLTPVSAEEFHHVSMVLSKEYRLLDEERFEDWLSLLHPEIHYWMPGMENRRRENPLEHGFFDSQHMAFFDDTMRDLKRRVARFNQPSAWAENPGTRNVHIVAGVEVFLGENEGEYIVYSTFQSIRSRGLDEEYIFSGRRYDTWLKVEGSLKLKKRLILMPNATLTCKNINTFI from the coding sequence ATGTTTTATAAAAGTGAAGATCTTACCCCTGTGTCTGCGGAAGAATTTCATCATGTAAGTATGGTTTTGTCGAAAGAGTATCGACTTCTTGATGAAGAAAGGTTCGAGGATTGGTTGAGCCTTCTTCACCCTGAAATCCATTATTGGATGCCAGGGATGGAAAATCGTCGCCGTGAAAATCCTTTAGAACATGGTTTTTTTGACAGCCAACACATGGCGTTTTTTGATGACACCATGCGCGACCTTAAGCGCCGTGTCGCCCGCTTTAATCAACCATCTGCTTGGGCAGAAAACCCTGGGACGCGAAATGTTCATATTGTTGCTGGTGTAGAAGTATTTCTTGGTGAAAACGAAGGTGAATACATTGTGTATTCCACTTTTCAAAGCATTCGCTCACGCGGACTCGATGAAGAGTATATTTTTAGCGGTCGTCGCTACGACACTTGGCTAAAAGTAGAGGGCTCATTAAAGCTTAAGAAACGACTGATTCTAATGCCGAACGCAACGCTCACTTGCAAAAACATTAATACATTTATTTAG
- a CDS encoding SDR family NAD(P)-dependent oxidoreductase, which translates to MKLMQSKVVLITGGADGIGRGVVEYMFEQGANVAVMDINADKLAALRSEISEDILTLQGDVASFADNQRMVTATVEHFGKIDSFIGNAALFDYFTPLHKLDGDSLSETFDKLFHVNVLGYINGVKATAPELKKTSGSVVLTVSNSGFYAGGGGVLYVASKHAVVGIIKQLGHELAPEIRVNGVSPGATDTAMASVSGVSDRAQPLNSIKGFRENAANAVPLNRIASPKDHAHLYLVLASNELSPLTTGNIIHSDGGWAVK; encoded by the coding sequence ATGAAGCTAATGCAATCCAAAGTAGTGTTGATAACAGGTGGAGCCGATGGCATCGGTCGTGGTGTCGTCGAATACATGTTCGAACAAGGTGCAAACGTTGCGGTGATGGACATAAATGCAGACAAACTTGCAGCATTACGCTCAGAGATATCTGAAGACATTCTCACCTTACAAGGTGATGTCGCGTCGTTTGCCGATAATCAACGTATGGTCACGGCCACTGTAGAGCATTTCGGAAAAATAGATTCTTTTATTGGAAATGCGGCGTTGTTTGATTATTTTACGCCTTTGCACAAACTCGATGGAGACAGCCTATCCGAAACCTTTGATAAGCTTTTTCATGTCAATGTTTTGGGTTATATCAACGGCGTAAAAGCAACCGCTCCAGAATTAAAAAAGACCAGCGGCTCAGTTGTACTAACCGTATCAAATTCTGGCTTCTACGCGGGTGGTGGTGGTGTTTTATATGTGGCAAGTAAACATGCTGTAGTCGGTATTATTAAGCAACTCGGGCACGAATTAGCGCCGGAAATACGAGTTAATGGTGTATCTCCTGGCGCAACAGATACAGCGATGGCGTCAGTATCTGGTGTGTCAGATCGTGCCCAACCGCTCAATAGCATCAAGGGATTTCGAGAAAACGCGGCAAATGCAGTACCGCTTAATCGTATCGCGTCACCAAAAGATCACGCCCACCTTTACCTCGTTCTAGCTAGCAACGAGTTATCGCCTCTTACCACTGGCAACATCATCCATAGTGATGGTGGTTGGGCCGTAAAATAA
- a CDS encoding tyrosine-type recombinase/integrase has protein sequence MSEEQVVKSDLSWRAEITEERWSIFKKFELEIDDAEKHYFEYFMTWLAEDESTDSRAIINGYSRFKKRKKLNSNKLFNRFINTCNLDVEGIIRSSKVLRALVVYLKKSGELDSDVSLPALTQKMHREAGRLTPIRFNRYVALYKDVVSALSESLKQPNCTNDVKRGQILLSSVLYGGLLSVEGLYGLLINSSKRPFTISGQKIWPLDLTSCKYFYSESRLWYPDILTETLLLKNQLTEIEIKTGQKREMRKKITSLIQAVFSNLPTNVKKSLTINKVNLSTLLNVVSVHYEQFVPAFVVRYCQREFISHSLKPSALNRLAGYCVLDDSSGNDDLAVKSTWAPSDQYLSFSNETLLMNNTSEQEEDDQAASWTWVEKNLKQSDSKESLEHDISALLKGNTKLEPVQKLVLMWGIHLATVGSIDFTNLKPKRISFMMRSIGSRLSGLVQKDDMTLYSAEDLEGLYEELLSTISSMGLKRKLASMLDRFQKYLENHHYVDAIDSREVFGIQNSPLPVDANILLVDEYLNVLETLKGIDELDLSPDMNVIIRLMFILGYRCGLRQSEGLKLRVEDIQGDENCYLIVRPHQYRRLKTNNAKRYFELRHFLSHDELLLFKNWLSKRRRELASEESGSPFLFSCLSKGDNCINPDLVFPVIHSVMRTVCEDESLRYHNLRHSFATLTLLKLLKDESCQLPIFEHHPETHSWLADNIAFKQYLYASQAPTRKHLYTLSMLMGHASPETTLEHYIHCMDYVARSAIEKRIMPTKEMLSDASGHSLTTVYRWLHDGAGAYRYSLYKQYKSLLNQPLSMVFSTAIPRFKLNIVTNDTVKKIDDCRKVLFKLIQNSTAKADEQKQYYALSEQSGVNVLDIQKWERNLLSLLGLDEPKITSGIVKNSSRRINLENHQNETLPLPAKPRNINIDQDAYIKVVVDLETIAEKDPDKLQLLLKAFAKHTQKRNYLFRFTDIVSAEPVIDALNSLTSDDVSISFTLLHGKKQSDSNVKRVCIPHWRMGLKLSKKLVFNTALANSDAKAGEFGWLGINLVNSKTGKSIEGLRYTFAMMYVLEVTVV, from the coding sequence ATGTCTGAAGAACAAGTTGTTAAGTCTGATCTTTCGTGGAGAGCTGAAATAACTGAAGAGCGATGGTCGATATTTAAAAAGTTTGAATTAGAAATAGATGACGCCGAAAAACATTATTTTGAGTACTTTATGACTTGGCTTGCTGAAGATGAAAGTACGGATTCAAGAGCCATTATTAATGGATACAGTCGCTTTAAAAAACGTAAAAAACTTAACTCTAACAAACTTTTCAATCGATTTATTAACACCTGTAATCTTGATGTTGAAGGGATTATTAGGTCCTCAAAGGTGCTAAGAGCACTTGTTGTATACTTGAAAAAAAGTGGCGAGTTAGATAGCGACGTTTCTCTCCCTGCCTTAACGCAAAAAATGCATCGAGAAGCTGGGCGTCTGACACCTATTCGATTTAATCGATATGTCGCTTTGTACAAAGATGTTGTTAGCGCTTTATCTGAGTCTTTAAAGCAGCCAAACTGCACAAATGACGTGAAGAGAGGGCAAATACTACTGTCGTCAGTTTTATACGGCGGCCTTCTGTCAGTGGAAGGCTTGTATGGCTTGTTGATTAATTCATCTAAGCGACCTTTTACCATTAGTGGTCAGAAAATCTGGCCCTTAGACCTGACATCGTGTAAGTATTTTTATTCTGAAAGTCGCTTATGGTATCCAGATATACTGACAGAAACGCTCTTGCTCAAAAATCAATTAACGGAAATTGAAATAAAAACAGGTCAAAAGCGAGAGATGAGAAAAAAAATCACTTCTCTTATCCAAGCGGTTTTCTCCAACCTGCCTACGAATGTCAAAAAATCCCTTACTATTAATAAAGTGAATCTTTCGACACTTCTTAATGTTGTGTCTGTTCATTATGAGCAATTCGTACCTGCTTTTGTCGTGCGATATTGTCAGCGAGAGTTTATTAGTCATTCATTAAAACCGAGCGCTCTTAATCGCTTGGCGGGCTATTGCGTTTTAGACGATAGCTCTGGGAATGATGATTTAGCTGTTAAGTCGACTTGGGCTCCTAGTGATCAATATTTATCATTCAGTAACGAAACGCTGCTGATGAACAATACATCTGAGCAAGAGGAAGATGATCAGGCTGCAAGCTGGACATGGGTTGAAAAAAACCTCAAACAGTCTGATAGCAAGGAAAGCTTGGAGCATGATATTTCTGCTTTACTCAAAGGTAATACTAAATTGGAGCCGGTTCAAAAACTGGTACTGATGTGGGGGATACACTTAGCGACAGTGGGCAGTATCGATTTTACAAACCTGAAACCAAAGCGTATCAGCTTCATGATGCGCTCTATCGGTTCTCGACTCTCCGGTTTAGTGCAGAAAGATGATATGACTTTGTATTCAGCAGAAGACTTGGAAGGATTATATGAAGAGTTGCTGAGTACAATTTCATCGATGGGTTTAAAAAGAAAATTGGCCAGTATGTTGGATCGGTTCCAAAAATATTTAGAAAACCACCACTATGTTGATGCTATTGATTCGCGAGAAGTGTTTGGTATCCAGAACTCACCGCTGCCTGTTGATGCAAATATACTACTTGTTGACGAATACCTAAATGTTTTAGAGACATTGAAGGGCATTGACGAGCTTGACTTGTCTCCAGACATGAATGTCATCATCAGATTGATGTTCATTCTTGGTTATCGCTGTGGATTAAGGCAAAGTGAAGGTCTAAAACTGAGAGTGGAGGACATCCAAGGCGATGAAAATTGCTACCTTATTGTCAGGCCTCATCAATACCGCAGGCTTAAAACAAATAATGCTAAGCGCTATTTTGAGCTGAGACATTTTCTAAGCCACGACGAATTGTTACTATTTAAAAATTGGCTTAGCAAGAGGCGTAGGGAGCTTGCTAGTGAGGAAAGTGGCTCGCCCTTCCTTTTTTCATGCTTATCAAAAGGGGATAACTGTATAAATCCCGATTTGGTGTTTCCCGTTATTCATAGTGTGATGCGAACTGTGTGTGAGGATGAGTCTCTTAGATATCATAATTTACGACATTCTTTTGCGACACTGACATTATTGAAGCTGTTGAAAGATGAATCTTGTCAGCTGCCCATCTTTGAACATCATCCAGAAACTCATAGTTGGTTGGCTGATAATATTGCTTTTAAACAATATTTATATGCCAGCCAAGCCCCAACTAGAAAACACCTTTATACGTTGTCGATGCTGATGGGGCATGCGTCGCCAGAGACGACATTGGAGCATTACATTCATTGCATGGATTACGTTGCTCGCTCTGCGATTGAAAAACGAATAATGCCAACGAAAGAAATGCTGTCGGACGCGTCAGGGCACTCTTTAACTACTGTTTATCGTTGGTTACATGATGGTGCAGGTGCGTATCGCTATAGCCTTTATAAACAATATAAGAGTTTGTTGAATCAACCACTCTCAATGGTTTTTTCAACGGCTATTCCACGCTTCAAGCTCAATATTGTCACTAATGATACCGTAAAGAAAATAGATGACTGTCGAAAGGTACTGTTCAAACTGATTCAAAACTCAACGGCAAAAGCTGATGAGCAAAAGCAGTATTATGCACTATCAGAGCAATCTGGAGTAAACGTACTAGATATTCAAAAGTGGGAAAGAAACCTTCTATCTCTACTCGGCCTAGATGAGCCTAAGATTACTTCTGGCATTGTGAAAAACTCTTCAAGAAGAATCAATTTAGAAAATCATCAAAACGAAACCTTACCATTGCCTGCAAAGCCAAGAAACATCAACATCGATCAAGATGCTTACATTAAGGTTGTAGTTGACCTTGAAACGATAGCGGAAAAAGACCCTGATAAGCTTCAGCTTCTTCTTAAGGCATTTGCAAAACATACTCAAAAACGAAACTACCTATTCAGGTTTACTGATATTGTTTCTGCCGAACCAGTCATTGATGCATTGAACTCGCTGACAAGTGATGATGTTTCAATATCGTTTACTTTACTACATGGTAAAAAGCAATCTGACAGCAATGTGAAAAGAGTCTGTATTCCTCATTGGCGAATGGGCCTAAAGCTGTCGAAGAAGTTGGTTTTCAATACAGCTTTAGCTAACAGTGATGCCAAAGCAGGGGAGTTTGGTTGGCTGGGTATTAACCTGGTTAATTCTAAGACTGGCAAGTCGATTGAAGGGCTTAGATATACCTTTGCAATGATGTATGTGTTGGAAGTGACTGTTGTTTAG
- a CDS encoding helix-turn-helix transcriptional regulator translates to MTFNFLTYDSQIMGAQTKIMTKFFSENQLVDYQFVESTSSNMFTLLHFKTFGELSFVEYQSDTSEKINTFTTTNAYCLQIVLNGKSIEEGSKGRILTTGDSIFIMPSSRFISKDSVNCRKLIVHIPADFLLRTAREFGFFLSPDTTLLDAGVKPFPMTGPLFNLINDMLQQNPTQLGERAMVYYGKLLNSAILTMFKKPNSLSNHPMHRYIQCIHDYILSHITSDIPIDELASLCQISRKSLYNLLEREMGLTPTLYIRRLKLEKAHSDLKSNIHVRNVTQVALKYGFTNLGRFSAHYREQIGELPSQTLRASCR, encoded by the coding sequence ATGACGTTTAATTTCTTAACCTATGACTCGCAAATCATGGGAGCTCAAACGAAAATAATGACAAAATTTTTCTCTGAAAATCAACTTGTTGACTATCAATTTGTAGAAAGCACTTCCAGCAACATGTTCACACTTTTGCACTTCAAAACATTTGGAGAGCTTTCTTTTGTTGAATATCAAAGCGATACTTCTGAAAAAATAAACACATTCACAACAACAAATGCCTATTGCTTGCAAATCGTCCTTAATGGAAAGAGTATCGAAGAGGGCTCTAAAGGGCGGATTTTAACTACAGGAGACAGTATTTTTATAATGCCAAGCAGTCGTTTTATATCAAAAGATTCAGTAAATTGTAGAAAGCTAATAGTTCATATTCCAGCTGATTTTTTACTCCGAACCGCGCGTGAGTTTGGCTTTTTTTTATCACCTGATACGACACTATTGGATGCGGGAGTCAAACCATTTCCCATGACTGGACCATTATTCAACCTGATTAATGATATGTTGCAGCAAAACCCCACTCAACTTGGTGAACGTGCAATGGTTTATTACGGCAAACTATTAAACAGCGCTATTTTGACGATGTTCAAAAAACCAAACTCGCTTTCTAATCATCCGATGCACAGGTATATTCAATGTATACACGACTATATACTGAGTCACATTACAAGCGATATTCCAATCGATGAACTGGCTTCTTTGTGTCAAATTAGCCGAAAATCACTTTATAATTTGTTAGAACGCGAGATGGGCTTAACACCAACTTTATACATTCGTCGTTTAAAATTAGAAAAAGCGCATTCAGATCTGAAAAGTAATATTCATGTGCGAAATGTAACCCAAGTCGCTTTGAAATATGGATTTACTAATTTAGGGCGTTTTTCAGCACATTATCGGGAACAAATTGGTGAGTTACCATCACAAACTCTTCGGGCAAGTTGCCGTTAA
- a CDS encoding extradiol ring-cleavage dioxygenase, protein MKRDVIERVLWSLSVDRFSKVKYKEDPNKFLSRFALDKSDIEKILTFDVKALQEMGVNPMLTMGYWVEMSPDNSMQTYNQKLGSNGVHSASIKG, encoded by the coding sequence ATGAAACGGGACGTAATAGAACGAGTACTTTGGAGTTTGTCTGTCGATCGTTTTTCTAAAGTAAAATACAAAGAAGATCCAAATAAATTTCTGTCTCGATTTGCATTAGACAAATCAGACATCGAAAAAATACTCACATTTGATGTGAAAGCACTGCAAGAAATGGGTGTTAATCCAATGTTGACGATGGGGTATTGGGTCGAAATGTCACCGGACAATTCCATGCAGACTTATAACCAAAAGCTGGGATCTAACGGCGTTCACTCTGCATCAATAAAAGGATAA